The following DNA comes from Parus major isolate Abel chromosome 10, Parus_major1.1, whole genome shotgun sequence.
GCACCCtctcctttccagcagcagaaagttATTCAGGAGAAGCCCAACTTGGTCATTCAGCCAAGAACAATTGTCCAAACACCCAGACATCCACTGCTGACTGTGTAACAACAGCCACTAGCACTTAGTAAGTTTAGGAATGCTGGTTAATATTCATGTGGTTATACCTGCAAGATGGCACCAGTTTTCACCATCTGTTGTTGCTGGATGTAACCACAGACACACCCAATGCCAACAGCCCTCCAATGCCACCAGAGCAAGAAATACACCTTCCAGCAACCCAAAGCTACCTGTTGTCAGCCAGCCAAGAAAGCAACAACCTTCGGAAAACATTTACAATGGTGCTAGGGGAGCCAACAAAGCAAATTTgccatggcaaaaaaaaaaaaagaaaaaattgtgtaAGGAATACCCAGAGGTCTTCAAATTCAATCTACTGCTTGAAGCAGGACCAGCCCCAGTCAGACTGCTTTGCTGAGAGCTTTGTCCAGCTACCTTGTGAAAATCTCTCCAAAATCCCTCTGGATACGTGTTACTGTTCTCATTACCAGCAGTAGTTTTGTTCATGTACCTCTGgaatttcttttgctgcagccTGCGGTACTGCCTCTGATCTTTCCACACAagctcccagagcccagcacccATTCATTTTGTGATGCACTACCTCTACTCACCCACAACAGAAGCATCTTTATCGCCAATGAACTTCTCAAACTCAGCCACAGAACTGAGAGCCACTGAAGCAGGTCCCGCCTGTTTCTTGAGATGGCTGACAATCCCATCTTGAAAGattagtaaaataattaaagggATCAATACAAAGTTCCACAGGACATTTTACAGCTTCCTAAACCAGAAACTGTTTCTGCAGAATCCCTACACATCTCCCATACAATAAATATGTGAACTGAAGGACCACTCCCATCAACTTCACACAGGAGCTTTCTAGCATCCTAGGAACTAGGAGCTAATGTGGAAACCTTAACCTTTAAAGGACAGctttagggaaaaataaacatcccAGGCTTTGCCAGCACAAAGAGTTCTGGAGAGGGTAAGGGGTTGGAGTGTATTTATAGATGGGAActttccctgcatccctggctgTTATATGCtgcctcctggagcagctcagcaagCCAGACACTGCCAAGCAGTTCTTACCTGCTGTTCTGGGCCCATCATAGGTCCCTGCCTCTTCTCCATCTCGAAAAATCTTTAATGTGGGATATCCACTGACTCCATACTTGTTACAGGTGTTGGAGTTTGCTGTACAGTCAacctaaaagaaaagaaaccttgCTATTCAGACTGAAATCCAACCCTAACACACCCAACCCAGGCAAGGAACTAGAGAGATCCATCACACTGCCTGGTACTCGACAGCCCAGACTGGGAAAGAGATAGCACAGGTATAATGAGAGGCCCAGAAAAATACTTGAGAAAATACTGGAAAGACTAAATAGTTTCGCATTCAACCATActacacaccaaaaaaaatactagaaagGATAGTTTCTTGCAATCAATGGCAAGGAATTTCTCAGCACGGTCTCAGTCCTAAAGTTCATATAACAGTTGAAGAAAACCGGCTGACCTGATCAGAAAGGCATGGTGCCAAGAGTCCATGCCACTTCCCGTAAAGGAAGAGAGAGACCCTGATTTGAGAAAACTCTACGAGTTTTGCGGCAGAAAAGAAAGCTCCTGGTCAGCAAGGCTCAATGGGTACGTGCAGCACGGTGCTCGCTCTCAGCCTCATCAGAGCAGGCCTGTTTTCCCGGCTGGGGCGAGCCCTCACACACCCTCTGCGCGGCTGCCGCCCTGCAAGGATCGGCTTCTAGATTATTTCAGGGCTCCAAGGCATCAAAGAAACGACGTCCGTCAGGTCTGCAGAGCAGTAGTCCGGTCGCTGGCCGCCCCCAGGTGCACCCCACCGCGGAAGCCTGTTCTCACCTTCACGAGAGGCACGATCCCCTTCAGCCGGGTCGCGGCCGACTCGTACTCCGGCGCCAAGCGCTTGCAGTGTCCGCACCTAGGGGCGCGGAAGGGAGTCAGACCGGCCGAGTACCCCTCTCGGCCCGCCCCCGGCCCCCCGCCCCCAGCGGCCCCTCACCAGGGCGCGAAGAACTCCACGAGCACCAGCCCCGGGCGCTCGGCCAGGCCACTCTCGAAATCGGCATCGCTGAGCTCCACCACGTCGGAGGCGTGAGCGCCGAGGgcaagcagcaggaacagcagcagcacggcACGCAGGGCCGGCTGCGGGGGCCGGGGCACGGACATGACGACGGGAGCGGCGGGAACAGCGCGTCCGAcggggccgggagcggcgggctggggagcggcggggccgggagcggcggcTGAAGAGCGCCGGGGCCGCAGCCGGAAGTCCCACCCCTGCATCCGGATCTGCCGTGTGGCAGCTCCTGATTGGGTGGTAAGACATGAAGCGCGTGCCAGCGGGGGCGGCGTTTCCGCTCCGGGCCCGCCCCCTCCTCATGGCCGCCGTGCCTCGGCGCCGGCCGGGCCGTGGCGGGGGCGGTCGGAGCTTTGGGCTGGGTCCCTTCCTATCGAGCTGTGTCGCGCCGACCATAGCGCCTGGCCTTGCTCTGGCTGGGACCGGGAGCCGCGCGCTGCCGAGTCCGCTGTCGGTGTCCGGGAGCTTTGCTGACTTGGTGCACGCGCATTAACCCCGCCGTGGCCACCGTGTCTGCACGGCGCGGTGCCGGCCCGGCGGTGACACGTGCCCAGCACATGTCGCACGACAGCGCTCGGCTCGCTGCAGGCTCACCTGCTGGACTCACGCAGCCCCGCATTTTTGCCCACCGCCTCTCACactccagccctgggacactCCGGCGTTCCCCTGGCCCCGAGCCAAACCCGTGAGCGGGTCTTTATCCCGTTACCCCATTCATCGACACTTGCACGTTCTGCTGGGGTCTGCGGTCGGAAGGACCCTCGTCGGTGCCATCCCTGCCGGGATGCTCGGCTCGGCCCCAGCTTTGaccaggcacagcctgctcccacCTCGCGCCACCGTGCCCTGGTACTGCCAGGGCTTGGGGCTGTCCGCGCACAAAACCCTGATTTTCGCTGTCCCAGCGCCACCTCCCTTTGCAGCGCGCCGGGCAGCTCAGGTGAGCCTTGGCGGACAATGCATCAGTTGGGGAAACGTTCTCGGTACCCTCACCATCCGCTTGGAGCCCACATGCTCCTGCCCTCGCCTTGTCTTCAGGTCCCTCCCGCTGACCTCTAAGTTTTAGCAATTGCTCTCAGTATCCCCAGAGCTGATGATTTGGGCGAGGCCTCATCAGGTGCTCACCTCCGGCACGGGGCAGCCGCCCGGGCTGTTTCTGGCATTTTTGTCACCAATATTGAGCTGCATCAGCCAGGACGTCTCTGACTTTATCGTCGCCATTGCGACAAAGAGCCGTGGACCGGGACCGCCGCCCGGGAAGCGCTGTGCAGCCGCCCACCCTCCGTCCGCCGACTCCCGTCCAACGGGCCCCGCCGGGTACTGCACGTCCCGgggccggcagggggcgctgccCACCGCCCGGCAGCGCTGCCGGGGCCGAGCCGTTCCTCTGCGGCCAGCGCGGGGCGGGCAGCGGGCAGTGCCCGCAGCCCCGGGCAGTGTCCGCAGCCCCGGGCAGTGTCCTGCCGCTGGGCAGTGTCCGCAGCCCCGGGCAGTGTCCTGCCGCCGGGCTGCCTCCGCCCGTGCCGGATTCCCGTATTCAATAATGCACGAGCTCGGCACCGTTTGCGGTGGTGGAGCTGGCGCCGGCCTCGGATTAGAGCCCAAAACCGAGGCCAGCGCAAGTCAGATCCGTCGCGCCTTGGGCGTCCAGCCCCGGCAGCGGGGTGAGCGTGCAGGGACCGGGCAGGGTCCCCTGTCGGGGAAGTATCAAGTGTGTCACTACTCGTCTCGGCCGTCTGTGGGACAGGGATCTCTGGGGCTGCCAGTGTCGGAGGAAGGCTGGGAGCCGTAGCGAATGCGGGAGCAGCGGGCGCTGGAGCAGGGTTCTGGGGCCATACTGCGGGAGCTGCCGGAGCGAGCCCTGCGGGACCTCGTCTATCTCTCTTGCTCGCTCTTGCTGCCCGCAGGACGCAGGAGTGCTGtccccttcccagcctggggttgctgcttctgctggtgCTGCGGGACCCCAAGGCCGGTGAGTGAGAAGGGGCCTCCGGGAGCGCAGTCACCGCCCATAGATGCGTTCTCGAGGGCCGGTTCCGTCCCTCAACTGTGGAGCCGTTCTCCTCTACTGTGCGGGCCCAGGGAACGACTCCGGCACTGACACCCGCTCCCGGCACTGACTGCTCTGCTCAGCCGCCCGTAGCTGGGAGCGGCCAGCCCTAGGCTGGGGGGGGGTCAGAGCTGTGGCTCAGGGTGAAGCCTCTGTCCTTACCCTTGTAGCAAGCCTGCCACAGACCCGCTGTGGGATACTGAGCAAGCAGTTTCTGAGGGAAGGTGTGGATTGCATAGGAAGTGCaatgctgctctttcctgcagCCTGTACACTGGAGCCTGCTCCAGGACAGCGAGGGTGCTCCCGCCCTCCGAGATCGTGGTGCAGGCGCTGCCCATCCTGGATAGGCTGGCTGGAGCCCATCGAGGATCCTGAAGAGTGTGGGGCCCactggctcctgctctcccactgCCTGTGTGCTCAAGACGCATTTCCCACAGGACTACCTTCATTTGCCAGAGGAGGCCTTCCAGAGCATGCTGCTCAGTGTGGGACCTGAGGCCATGCAGTGAGTgcttcctgtccctgctgcactgCTCCTGGTACCAGCTGGAAGGTGgttgggatggggcagggggtGCAGAGCCCAGTGCGGTGATTGTGAAGCCTTGTGATTGTGGGGAAATCCGAATGGTGCCTCTGCAGGGGGAAGGTCAGTGGGGTGGTGGGTACTGGGATAAGAAGAAGCCTGAGCCATGGCTACAGCAGCGCATGTTTATGGGGTCTGACCTGACGCATTGTGGGTTACAGGATGCAGCAACATGCTGGGCACAGAGATCGCACAAGCTACAGGGGTCCTGGGTCCCACAGCGCTGGCACTACCACGGTCCCACTCAGTGCCGGAACTGCTGCAGCGGCGAGGGGATGCGGATGTCCTGCCCCTTCTCCAGCCGCCGTTCACAGTCGATCAGGTAGTTCACACCATCTATCACCAGCTGCACCAGttccacctgcagcaggagcacagatgGTGGTGATTGAGGGACCACTTGGCCAGTCCTGTTGCATGCAGGGTAGGCACTGCCACTCCCAGCACCCACACGCTGGCCCCAGCACACGGCCCTGGGGCTGCATGGGCACTGTGGGCCCGTCATGCTGACACGTTCCAGAACCTCCCTTCCCAGCTACGTCAGGCACCCACCTCTGACTTCCCCAGACGGTCCAGGTTGGAGATATCAAAGACGCCGCCTTTGGCCGCAGTGTCCACACCACCCGTTCCACGCTTCTGTAGCCGGAGGTTCTCTAGGATCTTAGGAAAGCGGCTGTCCTGGTGCCCAGAGAAAGTGTCAGTGCTCAGCAGGACCAAAAACAAAGGAGTCAGGGTTCTTTAGCCGAATGCTCCCTGAGGCAGCCCCCTGCTGCTCACAAGGTCCTGTCAGTGGGTCACCAGCCCCACTCAGAGTCCTGCCCTGAGCAGACCCAGGTTGACACCCGGGACCTGGACCCCTCTGGCCAGGAATGCAGGCAGGGGCTGGACCCTATGCCTCCCAGGGGAACCTGAGCGTGATCCAGGGCTGGGTCCCATGTTGTACTGCACCTTCGTGGCTGAGCTCCCCACAGTCCTAGCCTGGCTCACCACAAAACTGGCCATGGTAATACCTTGCTGAGCAGTGGCAGCTTGATGTGGACACCTGCTCGCAGCCCCGTGCCCAGATTAGAGGGGCACGTCAGGATGTAACCCAGCCGCTCATTCCACATGAACTCCCAGCCTCGCTCCTGGATTAGCCGCTCCACCTGAGTTAGAGGCACAAGCAGTGATTCAGCCCTGGCCAAGGAGCACCCAGCAGAGGGCCAGCACCACAggagccctgcctgccctctTTGCCTGTTTatggggctggcacagcagaaaCTGTTGGACACTCACCTCCTTTAGGCCCCGGCAGAACCGCTCAAAAACGCGCTTCATGTTGCCCCCCTTCTCCATGGAGATGACACGTGTGTGGTCCTCCTCATTGATCCAGATCAAGAAGGTCTTCTGGTGGTTGTGCCTAGGGACAGGACAGTGTTTGGCTGTGATGGCAGCTTGCAGAGACCCTGTGCCCACTCAACTGTACCCCTTCCTGTGGTGTGCCCCTGCCACTGTGGTGCCAGTGCTGCCCTCGGTTCCAGTGTGCTGACTGCACCAGGGTGGGCTGCCAGGAGATGCTCCTGGAGATGGGCCAGTGCCCATCCATATGTTTCACTGCCGGTGATGGGAGCTGTCTCCAGTGCCTTGGGCACAGGCAGGTGCCAGCATGGTGGTGACCCAGCTTGGACTGAGGATGGAAGCGTGGCTCCTGCAccatgcaggcagcaggagggggcATGTGAGGTATGGAATGTGCACTGGACGGCTGGGTTaggtgcagctggagctggagaccGTGTGTACCCTGCAGATGCTTTCTACATAAAGGCACAGTGTCAGCAAGGGTGGCATGGGCAGACAAGTGTGCTGGCTGTTGTTCTGTGGGAGTGTGGGATGTTGCACGGCTGTGAGAAGatgctgggagggagcagtAAGATGCGATTGTGGCAGGGTAGGTTTGGTGTCACACAGAGTGTGCAGAAGCCAGGAGGAGTGCTGGGGATTTCCCAGAGAGCAGAAGGCTATTACAGGTTTTTGACAGCCTTAgagtgcaaggtgctgcaggATGGTGAGAGCAGGCAGGATTGACAGCAGGTACTGGTTCCACAGTCCCTCTTCCCAGCAGCATGCTGTGTTTGTGTAGGGAACAGTAGGCTGTTGACAGTGGTGCACAAGCAGCTTCCAGGTAAGGCCACAGAACCCAAGGTGAGCATGGCCCAGGGGCACTGGTGCCACGTGCTAGGGTCTGTGGCATGGCAAGCATGGGAAATGTGGGTGGCAGGGCTGAGATGGATAGAGCAGTACCATCCCCCCCATCTCTGTCCTGCCACCCAGTGCCAGGGCAGAACCTCACCAGATCCCTCGGGCGTCAGGCCAGTCCCGagccattcctgctgctgtcaggagcGGGGACACCGGCTTGTCAAAGAGGAAGTGGTCCTGGAGGGAGGCAGAGTTCATGGGCTCACCCAGGCTGCATGGCTGGAGCCAGGGCACCCTCACTGGTTCCAGTAGTCCCTGTCTCACTGGTCACGCCTGCCATGCAGGAGATTCACCACGGCTCTCCCAGGCAGGGCACCCGTGGGCAGGAGCCCTTGCCTTCCTGGCCTGGGAGGCAGAAGGTTGCTGGTACACAgcccaccctgtgccaggggctggtAGGGCACCAGCAGAGTGCCACGAGCCCTTCTTCCTCTGGGCATAGGCAGGGAAATGGGGGCAAGAGTCAGAGGTGGCCATGAGCCGCTGGGACTGAGTTCAGAGAGCTTCTGGCTCATGagggctgagcagcactgtgctgtTGGGATGCCTTGCTAGGGCAGGGGTCCTGGTTGAAgaagacagcagagctgcaaaagAAGGATGCAACCTCCCAGagaggcagtgccagggaggggTCCTGCTCTGCATGCACCCGAGGGGGGCTGGTCGGGAGCTGCACTGACTCACATCAATGAGCTGCTGTTGCTCCTTCTCAGTCATCTCGCTGAGGCGGTAGTACCGGCCTGCCAGGTCCCCGGTGAGGCCACTCAGAGCATCCACAGTCACTTTCTCCACCTCTCGTCTCTCAGCACGGGTGCAGGCTGGTGGCAGGCTCAGGCCACGGATGCTGCGGCCAGTCCGGACCCGGGACGAGAGCACATAGCGCTCGTCAAACTGGCCAAACTTTATCTGGAACAGACAGAAGCCACAGGGTGTTCATGGGGTGGCCCTACCCCCAAGGCAGGACACCTGCGTGCAGCACCACTGTCCGGCTTCTCACCTTTGTGGCGTCCAGGTCTGTGGTGTGCTTCATGGTGCGGGGGTTGTATCCATTGTGCCTCTCCTGAATCACAGGGTCAAACAGGTCGGCAAACACCTGGAAGCAAGCAGGACAATGTACAGCAGACCAAGGGCTTCATGAAGCCTCTGCCACAAGCCTGCCAGGGCCACACTGCCAGTGTGGGGGACAGTGTGTCCTGCAGTGCAACAGCAATCCACAGGGCAAATGGAGCAGGACGCTGCAGGACTCCAGAAATAGCTGCTTCAAAGGAGCCCTGTATACTGCAGCAGCACGTGGAGACTTTCCTGGGGCCTCTCCAACTGCTCAGGCTGGGCAAGAGGAGGTGGGCAGTAATATCCCAGGCCGCTGGTTGTACCATTGGTACTGGGACTCCTCTGGCAAGGCTCTGGCTGCTACTCACCTCATAGGCCTCTTCATCACCAGCTACAATGCCCACAGTCTTGATGAAGGGGTGGCCAGGGTTGTCAACACCAGTCTGAATGCACTGGTCCAAGGTCCAGCCATTTGGGGTTGCCTTGTCACAGAGCCTGGCGTAGATGGCTGGCGTCAGGTTGCTGGCCATGCAATTGTTGTGCTTCCGCAGGTCGGGGTACTCAGCGCTGTGGGAGGAGGCACCAGTGAGTTCTTTGGGATGAGGGGACCCCAGCACTTGTGCCTGTGCTCCACAGAGGCTTTTGGTGCAGGTATgggcagggcagctcagggagggGTCAAATGCTCTGCTTatccacagcagctgggagcaggaaggcAGTTACAGGCTTTGCAGGGCAAGGGAAGGGAGAGCCcaagcccagagctggcactgaACCAAGACAAAAGTCCACAGGCAAATCTGGACCAGTCCTTAGGGAGCAGCTCCTTATCAAACACTCAGCAGGGCCACAGGGTGGAACAACCTGCCAGGTGAGCAGTGGGGCCACGTGAGCCCATCCCCACActgagctgccagggcagctgggctgcagagtAGGGGTCCCTCTCCCCTTGtcctccctggggctgcccttATGCCAGCTTAAATGGGAGGGGGCTGCTCCCTGTCTGCTGATGCAGTGGGTAGGAGAGGCAGGGCATGCAGTCTGGCTTGCTTAGCTCCTGGACCCCCACACCTCTGCTCCCCAgatgctgtggggcaggagatTGGCTGACCCTGATCTGCAGCCAGTGGGAACAGCACAGTCCCAGTGCAGTTTATTGTATTAGGGGGATACTTTCCTCTAATCAGCTTAGTGGGAGGCTGTCTCTTGACCTCATTCCCACTTTAGACAGGCTTTGTACTTGTTCTGTGCTCACAGGGAAACTGGCAGGGCAGGACTCTGCCAGCGCTTGCCTTGGCCAAATCTCTCTTGAGGGTGCCTCCACTCACCTTagtgggacagggctggcccttGTCAGCCCAGGAGACCACACTGGTGGCTGGAGGGGGTCCTGCATCCCTGGAGACACCTTTCTGAGAGACGCCTGCTTTGGGGGTGACATAGCTTGGGGGGGATCCATGTGGGAGATCAGGTGTCTGGCCTAGCGCAGCTCTGGTTGTTGAGAGCAAGTCAGACATCAGCACTAGCAGCAAGTCCTGGCACTCCCCTGTGCTCATCTCCTGCTCTTGGGCTGAGTGCTCACACTGGGCATTGGTTCTGGCTGCCAGCACCAATCCTGTGCTGCAATGCAGAGCCCTGTGGCTGCCACGGCCTCCTCCCCTGTGTCTGCAGGCCAAGGAATGTGGCCCTTCGCCCACAGCTTGGCTACTGCTAATCgcttcctgtgctgtgcagaaacaAAGGGAGGCTGGGCTCCCACTGCAACGTGTGGGGAAGCACtagcagctcctgcctggacCAACAGAAGAGGGCATTTGCTC
Coding sequences within:
- the CKMT1A gene encoding creatine kinase U-type, mitochondrial, with translation MASTLARALSARRSAGLLAMVGAGSLAAGFLLARDSVSAGDHQRRRYPPSAEYPDLRKHNNCMASNLTPAIYARLCDKATPNGWTLDQCIQTGVDNPGHPFIKTVGIVAGDEEAYEVFADLFDPVIQERHNGYNPRTMKHTTDLDATKIKFGQFDERYVLSSRVRTGRSIRGLSLPPACTRAERREVEKVTVDALSGLTGDLAGRYYRLSEMTEKEQQQLIDDHFLFDKPVSPLLTAAGMARDWPDARGIWHNHQKTFLIWINEEDHTRVISMEKGGNMKRVFERFCRGLKEVERLIQERGWEFMWNERLGYILTCPSNLGTGLRAGVHIKLPLLSKDSRFPKILENLRLQKRGTGGVDTAAKGGVFDISNLDRLGKSEVELVQLVIDGVNYLIDCERRLEKGQDIRIPSPLQQFRH